GACTTCTACGAACTGGCCGACGAGAAGGGGCTGCTGGTCTGGCAGGACTTCCCGTTCGCCTGCGCGGCCTATCCGGAGGAGCAGCCGCTGTACGACGAGGTGGCCGCGGAGGCCCGCGAGAACATCGTGCGGCTCGCCCCGCACCCGTCGCTGGTGCTGTGGTGCGGCAACAACGAGAACCTGGAGGGTCACGCCGACTGGGGATGGCAGGAGAAGCTGGAGGGCCGCACCTGGGGGCACGCCTACTACCACGAGCTGCTGCCCGCCCTGTGCGCCGAGATCGACCCCTCCCGCCCTTACTGGCCCGGCTCGCCCTACTCCGGCTCCCCGGAACTGCCCCCGCAGGACCCCGCCCGGGGCACGGTCCACCTCTGGGACGTCTGGAACCGCGTCGACTACACGCACTACGCCGACACCGCGCACCGCTTCGTGGCGGAGTTCGGCTTCCAGGGCCCGCCCGCGTACGCCACCCTGCGCCGGGCCGTCAGCGGTCCGCTGAGCCGGGGCGCCCCGCTGATGACCCACCACCAGAAGGCGGAGGACGGCGACCGGAAGCTGCTGGAGGGCCTGGGGGACCACCTTCCGCAGCCCGGGTCGTTCGACGACTGGCACTGGCTCACCCAGTTGAACCAGGCTCGCGCGGTCGCCTTCGGGATCCGGCACTTCCGCTCGCACGGTCCGTACTGCACGGGCTCGATCGTGTGGCAGCTCAACGACTGCTGGCCGGTCGTCTCCTGGGCGGCCGTGGACGGCGACGGCCGCCGCAAGCCGCTCTGGTACGCCCTGCGCTCGGTCTACGCGGACCGGCTGATGGCCGTACGGGACGGCGCCCTGCACCTGGTCAACGACTCCGCCCTCGCGTGGGAGGGCGCGCTACGGCTGACACGCCGCTCCCTGGACGGAACCGTCCTGGCCGAGGAGACGGTGACCGTGGCCACGGGCGCCCGCGGGGTCACCCGTGTGCCCCTGCCGCCGTCGGTCGCCGAGCCCGACGACAGCACCCGCGAGGTGCTGGTGGCGGAGCTGGGCGAACTCAGGACGGTCGAGTTCTTCGAGGAGGACACCCGTGTCGCGCTGCCGCCGGCACGTTACGACGTGACTGTCACCCAGGGTGACGAGGCGGGCATCGGCTACCGGGTCACCGTGACGGCGCGGACGCTGCTTCGAGACCTCGCGCTCTTCCCCGACCGGCTGGATCCGGCGGCCGAGGTGGACGACATGCTCGTCACGCTGCTGCCCGGCGAGCGTGCCGTCCTCCACGTGACGGGGGCGGTGCTGAAGGACCCGGAAGCACTGGGATCCCGGCCCGTTCTCCGGTGCGTCAACGACCTCGTCGACGGGTGAGGTGGCGGGCCCCTGGCGAACGGTGGCGCGCCCCATGGCGGATGAGCCGTACGGGTGCGGCGAGTTTCCGTCATTCCCGTTTGCCGGGGTTCGTCCCGCTCCACCGGGCGGGGCGTGTGCTGACGGGGTGGGCGGTGTCTGACGGACCCTCACACGATCAATAAAATAAGACAACATCGAGTTGATGTTCCGCTGTTCGAGGGATGCCCCCGGATAGGGTCTTTGCCAAACGCGGAGTCGCGCGCCCACGCCCGGGTGGTGGAATGCAGACACGGCGAGCTTAAACCTCGCTGCCTCCTCGGGGGCGTGCCGGTTCGAGTCCGGCTCCGGGCACCACCCGCGCCGCCGGTGGAGCCGCCCGGCCTCCCGTTGCTTCGAGCGCTCCGCGGCCACCGTTCGATCGTCACCCGCCTGTGACCGCCCCTACGGCGGAGCGGCCGCGCGGTCGCCCGGTCACTGTGCGTACCGAACCGTTCCGCCGCGCGCCGCCGCCCGGGCGCCCGCGCATGGCCGACTTCCCGATCGTGCTTGCGTGCCTCATGCAAGTAGTTGGTACGTTAAAGGGCCGTTAAAGTCGATCCGCACGGGGTGGGACCAGATATGGCTTGGGACGAGTGGGAGCAACTCAAGAGTGAGGCGGCTCGTAGACACTCGACGGGGATGCAACTGAACCAGGTTCCGTCCGAGGGCGGGGCTGGGGCCGGACCGCAGGGGGACCTCAAGGTCGACCAGCAGGACCTGGCCGCGGTGGGCGACAGCGCCTTCAAGCTCTTCGAGACGCTCGGCAGGCACGGACGTGACGCCTGGTCGGTCAGCCAGACGGCGGCGAAGGACCTGACGACGCAGGGCTTCGATCTCGGTGGCGGCCTGGACCACGTGCAGGAACGGTGGGAGAAGCAACTCCAGTCGTTGCTGGACGCCTGCGCACACATCTCCAACCACATGGACTTCACGAGGAACGCGCACGCGGGCGACGAGTACCACATCTACTCCACGGTGAGCAGCATCTCCGCCCTTGACGACGGCTTCACCGAGAGGACCCAGCGCTGATGGACCTCGAAACGCTGCGGGACGGTGATTTCGCGAAGCTCGGCGAGGCCCTCACAGGGTGGAAGGGTGTGGTCGACAAGCTCAAGACGATGGAGGACGCCGCCCGGGACGACCTGAAGGCGAAGGCGGACAAGGCGAACTGGGCCGGCGAGAACGCGACGATCACCAAGGAGTTCGTCACCAAGACGGTGGGCGAGTTCTCCGACGCACACACGCAGGCTACGACGATCCACAACATCCTCAAGGACACCCGCGACGAACTCGTCGGGTACAAGGAGGAGCTGGACCAGGCGCTGGAGCGTGGCAGGAAGAAGAACATCACGGTGGTGCCCACCGGCGGTGGCGGTTTCACCGTCACGATGCTCATCCACCCCGACCGGGCCGCCGAGGGCACAGAGGTGGCCGATCACTCGCAGCAGGACGTCGATCACCTCCGTGACGACGTACAGAGGATCCTGGGCAGGGCGACCGAGAGCGACAGCAGCGCGGCCCGAGTGCTGAAGACCATCGCCGACCAGGCCGAGGTCGGCTTCTCCGGGGCGAAGTACGGGGACCGTGACGCCGCCGTCGACGCCGTGGAGAAGGCCGAGGCAGCGGCGAAGCTCATCAAGGAGAAGGGCGACGAGATGTCGCCCGCGGAGTTCCGGAAGCTCAACTCCACCCTCGACTCGTACAAGAACGACCCGCTTTTCCAGGAACAGTTCGCGAGGACACTGGGTCCCAAGGGCACGCTGGAGTTCTGGGCCGACCTCACGGACGTCTCCTCGCCGAACGACCTGGCGCGTACCCAGCGGGACCAGCTCGGTGACTTCCAGAAGAACCTCAGCCTGACCCTCGCAGGAGCCACCCAGTCGGACAGCCCTGCCATGCGGCAGTGGGAGAACGACATGGTGAAGTCCGCGGGCGAGCAGTACCAGACGCACGGTTCGCGGGTGTACGGGTACCAGCTGATGAGCAACCTGATGCGGGTCGGTGACTACGACGACGGATTCCTCAACAAGTACGGCGACTCCCTGGTCGAGACCGAGAAGAAGATGAAGCTGCCAGGGAACTACTGGCAGGGTCTCGGCAGTCCGGTGCCGAAGATGAACTTCATGGACGGTGACGACTTCGGCCGGGACCCGATGACGGGCTTCATGACGGCGCTTTCCAACAGCCCCGACGCGTCCACGGAGTTCTTCAACTCCAAGGACCCCCAGGACAACGCGGAATGGGTGCTGAAGGAGCGCACGTCTTTCGATGACACGCCGCTGGCAGACGGGCCCAACCCGGCTCTGGAGGCTACTGGCAAGGCGATGTTCGCCGCGGTCTCGGGCGTCAGCGACCCCGACGCCCCGGGCGCGGAGTTCGCCGCGCACACGCCGCAGCAGACGGATGCCATGAAGCGCTCGCTGGAGTACCTCGCGGCCACAGGCAACGACTTCCCGTCGGAGCTGCGCGACGACATGGCCAGGGCCATGGGGAACCACGGGGAGACCGTCCACAAGGCCATGAGTGACCCGCTGGGCTCACATGGGCTGCCTGCGGACCAGCTCATGGAGGTGAGTAAGCAGATCTCGCGGAACAAGGACACGTACATGCTGCTCGGGGAGCAGATGAACCACGCCATGAGGGCCGACATCCTCACCGAGACGGCACACCCTGAGGACAGTCTCACCAAGGCCGGCAGGACCGTCGGATTCCTTGAGGAAGCCAGGTACCAGGCCACCAACGACGAGAAGGACGGTGACATCACCGACGCGTCGTGGAAGAAGGCATGGACGTACCACCTGGTCGGTGGTGTGCTCACGCCGCTCGGTGGCGGTGTCATCGGGGACCCGTTGCAGCGGGGGGTCGACGCGATCACCACGGCCGTGCTCCAGGACGAGACCAACGAGATCAACGACAAGGCCACGGCTGATCACCAGAACACCTACCAGCGGCGTAACCACCAGCTCCACAGGCTGGCGGACGAGTGGTACTCGGTGAACTCGGATTGGGCGGAAGATCCCGCACACGAGGGGTATTCCAAGAGTTATGGCGTGTACGACACCATCGGAGCAGCTGCCAACGACGGGAACAAGAAGGCAGAAGGGGTGGCGGGGGACCAGTGATGAGGCGATCGGTCCGTACGTCCGCCCCGGCCCTGCTCTGCGGTCTCGCTCTGCTCGCGGCCGGATGCGGCGGGGGCAGGGAGTACGCACTGCCCAAGGACGTGTGCGGGGTGCCGGTGAGTGAGAAGTCGATCTCTCCTCTGCTTCCTGAAGGAGAGAGGCTCGTGATGCAGGGTGATCGGCTGGCCGATATGTCTGGCATGTGCTTCGTCACGGTGGACTCGCGCGAGGGCGTGGTCGCCGGTGTCGAGAAGACCGACAGGTTCTACGACCCGATGGGTGAGCTGGTCGAGTACAAGTTCACCAACCGTAAGAAGATGGGTCCTTTGCCGTTCGGCGGAGCAGGGGCCATGGGAGACAAGAACTTCGTGATCAGCACCCCGTGCGGCACGCCCGATGTCTCCCACCTCACGGTCTCCGTCAGTGTCGGGGAACGTGCCGAGGAGGACGCGGACCGGCGCCGCGCCGACATGGAGGCGTTCGCCCTGACCTTCGTCCCGTCGGTCAAGAAGGAGCTGGCCTGCACCGCCTGACCGCACTTCCCGGATCCGGGCAGGTCATGCCTGGATCCGGGGGGAATCCGTGCCTGCGGAGGATGGATCTTCTCTCAAAGATCCTCCTCTGGCACTAGGGTCATTGTTTTGCCTACCCATTACTCTTAGGGGAAGGCCACGCACGGTGGCCATGGAGGAGTGAGATGAGGAGCAGCAACCCGGTCTTCTCGCGACGGGGGTTCAGCCGCGACAACGGCTACGCGGGCTTCAACGCGGCGCCGCAGGCCGGGGCCGCCACCGCGGGTACCAACCCGTACGCGCAGGGCACCGCCAACCCGTACGCGACGAACCCGTACGCCCAGCAGGACACCCAGTACGGCGCCCCGCAGGCGCCGGCGCGCTCCGGCGCGATGACGATCGACGACGTCGTCACGCGTACGGCCATGACGCTGGGCACCGTGGTGCTCACCGCCGCGCTCTCCTGGGCCCTGCTGCCGGTCGACGAGGCCAGTCTCGGCAAGTCGTACGGCATCGCGATCGGCGCCGCCCTGGTGGCGTTCGTCTTCGCGATGATCCAGTCGTTCAAGCGCAAGGCGTCGCCGGCGATCATCCTCGCGTACGCGGCCTTCGAGGGTGTCTTCCTCGGAGTGATCTCCAGCGCGGTCAGCACCTACATCGGCCCCGGCACGGTGATGCAGGCGGTGATGGGCACCATGTGTGTCTTCGCCGGTGTCCTCATCGCGTACAAGATGCGCTGGATCCGTGTCACGCGCCGTTTCTACGGCTTCGTGATGGCCGCGGCCATGGGCTTCATGCTCCTGATGGTGGTCAACCTGCTGTTCTCCGTGTTCGGCGGAGGTGACGGCCTGGGCTTCCGCAGCGGCGGCCTCGGCATCCTCTTCGGCGTCATCGGCATCATCCTCGGCGCGTGCTTCCTGGCTCTGGACTTCAAGCAGGTCGAGGACGGCGTCAACTTCGGCGCACCGCGCGAGGAGGCATGGCTGGCCGCCTTCGGCCTCACCATGACCCTGGTGTGGATCTACCTGGAGATGCTGCGCCTGCTCTCCATCCTCAACGGGGACGACTGACCCCGTAGGCGCGACGACGACGGAACGGCCCGCAGGCACCGCCTGCGGGCCGTTCCGTCTGTCGCGGGGAGGATGCGCGTGCCTCAGAGGAGCTTTCGTGCGGCTCGTCTCAGGTCGTACTCGTGGATGATCGCTTTCGCGTGCCCGTAGGTGAGGTCGTGTTCGCCCCGCAGCCAGCTGACCTTCTCCTCGAAGCGGAGGAGCGAGGGGCCCTCGTCGACGGTGCGGATCCAGGTCGCGATGTCGCGGCCGGTGCAATGGGGGATCCGGGAGAGCAGGTTGCGATGGGTTTCTTCGGAGAAGACTTGAGACATCGGCGCCTCCGACGCAGTGCGCGTTGCTGAACCTTCCCGACACCGTGCCCGAGCGTCGGCGCGTTGGCAACCATCGTGCAGGGGCGCGTAGGGTCACGGCGTGCTCGATACGACCCCGCTCATCACCGCCGTGGACCGATTCGCCGACCGCCTGCGGAGTACGCCGCAGAGCAGGCTGCAGCACGGCGTGGCCGCCGAGGCGCTGGTGACGGCCAGGAAGCTTTCCGTCCGCGCCCAGCGGGCCGAAGCGCCGGACCGGGAGCCGAGGGTCATGCCGGACGTCGGGATATTCGCGGTCGGCGACCAGGTCGCGGTCGCGGGCCGTGACCTGTCCGTGGCACTGGAAACGGCCTCGTCCCAGGAGCTGGACGAGGCCGTGCGGTGTGTCGAGGAGGCGGCTGCGCGGGCGTTCGCACCCGGGCCGCGCTAGAAGGAGGCGATGACGCGGTCGGCGAGGATGTAGACGTTCTCCTCGCCGCACGAGAACGTCAGCGCGTAGGCGCCGGAGACGCCCGAACCGCCCAGCAGCACCGGCTGCTCACCGGAGCGCAGCGAGTCGGCGAGCCGCTCGGCGGTCTCCCGGTGGCCCGGGGTCATGCAGAGCGTGGTGCCGTCGGCGAAGACGTAGACGTCGAGCGTGCCCAGCGGACCGGGACGCACGTCGGTCAGCTCCGTACCGGTGTCGGCGAGCCGCTCGAGGCGGTTCACGGTACGCTCATGGTCGGTCACGACGGGTGTCTGTACGGGGACGAAGTCCGGGTGCGAGGGGTGACGGCGACGGGCCGCGGCCAGCTCGGGGGAGTCCTCGGCGAACTCCGCGTACTCCGCGACCTCGGCGGCCTCGGGCAGGTCGGTGAGCTCCGCCAGCTCCACCAGCTCGTCCAGGGCGTCATCGGCATCGAGGCCCATCGCCTCCAGCCCCGTGAAGTCGGACTGCCGGGGCATGAAGAAGGGGATGTCGTCACCGAGGCCGCCCAGCAGGGACGGGGCGTCGGCGGCGTCGCGCGCCTCCTGGGCCGCCCAGAAGGCACGGGCCTCGGCGAGCTCGCGCTCCCGCTCCTCGGCGAGTGCCTCGGCGACCGCCGCGCGTATCTCCTCGGCGGACGTGGCGGTGTTCCGGTTCTGCTGCTCGGGCAGCGACGCGTGAAGGCTGCGGCCTTCCGCCAGCTCCGTGCGCAGGGCTGTGACCTGCTTGCGCAGCCCGTGAGCAGCGTGCAGAGCGGCGGCGCCGACGGCCGTGGCAGCGGCGGTGGTCAGCAACAGGGCAAACGGCATGGCGCTCACTGACATACTCCCGGTTTCAATCGACACCCCCGACTTCCTACATCAGCTTGTCCTGCGGCGGCACCCGCTGTCAGTGCATTACGTCACGAATTGGACAGGTCTTTCGGCCCGGTGTTCAGCTCTGTGGCTGGTGTGACCTGCAGAAACGACTCTCCCCCGGGACGCAGATCACATCCTGGGGGAGATTCGGTCACGATCGGGGCTCGCCCCGGTTCAAGAAGGCCCCCGCGCGGGAAGCGAGGCCCGCCCGGGCTTGGCATCGGGGGAGTGGACCCTGTCCCTCTCGGGCGGCTGCCGTCCGCCTGCGCTGCGGGCTGGTGCCGCCCTCGTTCCTCGGGCGACCCCAACCCTCCGCTGCGACTCAGCTCAGCCGCTCGGTGTTCGTGGTCGCGCTGAGCCTCGCCTGCGCTGCGGGCTGGTGCCGCCCTCGTTCCTCGGGCGACCCCAACCCTCCGCTGCGACTCAGCTCAGCCGCTCGGTGTTCGTGGTCGCGCTGAGCCTCGCCTGCGCTGCGGGCTGGTGCCGCCCTCGTTCCTCGGGCGACCCCAACCCTCCGCTGCGACTCAGCTCAGCCGCTCGATGACCATGGCCATGCCCTGGCCGCCGCCCACGCACATCGTCTCCAGGCCGAACTGCTTGTCGTGGAACTGCAGGCTGTTGATCAGCGTGCCCGTGATGCGGGCGCCGGTCATGCCGAAGGGGTGGCCGACGGCGATCGCGCCACCGTTGACGTTGACCTTGTCCAGCGGCAGGCCGAGGTCCCGGTAGGACGGGATGACCTGGGCGGCGAACGCCTCGTTGATCTCGGCCAGGTCGATGTCGTCGACGGTCAGCCCGGCGCGCTTGAGCGCCTGCTTGCTGGCCTCGACCGGGCCGTAGCCCATGATCTCGGGCGAGAGGCCGGAGACGCCGGTCGAGACGATGCGGGCCAGCGGGGTCAGGCCCAGCTCGCGGGCCTTGGTGTCCGACATGATGACGAGCGCGGCGGCACCGTCGTTGAGCGGGCAGCAGTTGGCCGCGGTGACGAGACCGTCGGGGCGGAACACCGGCTTCAGCCCCTGCACGCCCTCCAGCGTGACGCCCGCGCGGGGGCCGTCGTCCTTCGAGACGACCGTGCCGTCCGGCGTGGTGACCGGGGTGATCTCGCGCTCCCAGAAGCCGTTCTTGATGGCTTCCTCGGCGAGGTTCTGCGACCGCACGCCGAACTCGTCCATGTCCTGGCGGGTGACGCCCTTGATCCGGGCCAGGTTCTCGGCGGTCTGCCCCATCGCGATGTAGGCGTCCGGGACGAGGCCCTCCTCGCGCGGGTCGGTCCAGCTCGTGCCCTCCTGCTCAGCACGGGCGGCGGTGCGGGCCTCGGCCTCGGCGAAGAGCGGGTTGTGCGTGTCCGGCAGGCTGTCGGAGTTGCCCTTCACGAAGCGGGAGACCATCTCGACGCCGGCGGAGATGAAGACGTCGCCCTCGCCGGCCTTGATGGCGTGCAGCGCCATGCGGCTGGTCTGGAGCGAGGACGAGCAGTAGCGGGTGACCGTACAGCCGGGAAGGTGGTCCATCCCCATCTGCACGGCGATGATGCGGCCCAGGTTGTTGCCCTGCTCGCCGCCGGGGAGACCGCAGCCGAGCATCAGGTCGTCGATGTCCCTCGGGTCCAGCTCGGGGACCTTGGCCAGTGCGGTTCGGATGATGGTCGCGGTCAGGTCGTCCGCACGCACATCCTTGAGGGACCCCTTGAAGGCCCGGCCGATGGGGGAACGGGCAGCAGAGACGATCACGGCTTCGGGCATCACGCGGCTCCATGAGGGCTGGAAGGCAGGAAGGCTGGGCTGCCTTGGAAGTTACCCGGACGTATAGCTGAGGTCACCAAACAGGCGATGTGATGCGGACCTCTTTTCTAAGCAACCGCTCAGTCTCCCGCGTTGTTCCCGTGGTGGCCGCCCGTTCCGTTCCCGTGACTGCCGCCTGTGCCGTTTCCGTGACTGCCGCCCGTGTTGTTGCCGCGGTGGAGGTGGCCGCGGTCCACCCACCGCCATGCCGCCGCCGATGCGCGTCCGCGCGCCGGCCCCTCGTCCGCGCCTGCCCCTTCGTCCCCGTGCGGCACAGGTTCCGTGTGGGCGGGCAGACGCCTGCGCCTGCGGTGCTTGAGCAGGGCCCAGGGGGCGCGCGCCGCCGTCACCTCCGTGCCGGCTTCCCGTGCGGCGCGGGACGCCGCCTTGGCGACCGGCAGGATGCCCTCCCGGCGCGAGCCGTCCAGATGATCGGAATCCGGCCAGAGGCCGAGGGACGCGCACAGGGTCGGCAGCATCGCCATCGCGGCGGTCGCGTACCCCTCGGCCGAGGGGTGGTAGTTGTCGGGGCCGAAGAGCTCCCGCGGGTTCGCCTCGAACTCCGGACCGAGCAGGTCGCCCAGCGAGACCGTCCGTCCGCCCTGTTCGACCGCTCCGATCGTCTGGGCCGCCGCCAGCTGCCGGCTCACCCGCCGGGCCAGCCACCGCAAGGGCTGGTAGACCGGCTCGATCGTGCCCAGATCGGGGCAGGTGCCCACCACCACTTCCGCGCCTGCGGTGCGCAGCCGACGTACCGCCGTGCTCAGACAGCGCACCGACTGCGTCGCGGGCATCCGGTGGGTCACGTCGTTCGCGCCGATCATGATCGCGCAGACGTCCGGTACCCCCGACGGATCCGCCAGCACCAGGGAGACCTGACGCTCCAGATCGTCCGACCGGGCACCCGGCAGGGCCACGTTACGAAGATCCACCGGCCGTTCGGCCACCGCCGCGAGTCCGGACGCCAGCAGGGCCCCCGGTGTCTGGCCCGCTCTGCGCACCCCCTGGCCGGCAGCCGTCGAGTCTCCCAGCATGACGAAACGCAATGGGTCGGTGGGGCCGGCGAACGCCACCCCGTACCGTCCGTCCGCGCTCGGCGGGACGGGGGCCTTACCCCCGCCCACCTGTCGTTTCGCCAGTTGCACCTCGGCCAGCACCAGGCCCACCGTCGCCGCGCCGATCAGTCCGACGCTGCCGCCCCCGTAGGCCGCACCCGCTGCGATCCGCCGTGCCACCCTCGCTCTCGACACAGTCCGGTCCACCTCCTCCGTGCCGTACAGCCGTACACAGCACTACCTGCCCCGTGGGGGGCGTAGCTCAATCGCTTCGACCGATCTCCTGCCCGTACGCATACTCTTGCCTGAATATCTCGGAGACCCCGGAGTACACGGTGCAATTCCACGATTCGATGATCAGTCTTGTCGGCAACACCCCGCTCGTCAGGCTGCGCAATGTGTCGGCAGGCATTCAGGCGACGGTCCTGGCCAAGGTCGAGTACTTCAACCCCGGCGGGTCGGTGAAGGACCGCATCGCGCTGCGCATGATCGAGGCCGCCGAGCAGAGCGGCGAGCTGGAGCCCGGCGGCACGATCGTGGAGCCGACCAGCGGCAACACGGGCGTGGGCCTGGCCATCGTCGCCCAGCAGAAGGGCTACAAGTGCATCTTCGTCTGCCCGGACAAGGTGTCCACGGACAAGATCAACGTTCTGCGCGCGTACGGCGCGGAGGTCGTCGTGTGCCCCACGGCCGTCGACCCGGAGCACCCGGACTCGTACTACAACGTCTCGGACCGCCTGGTCCGTGAGACGCCGGGTGCCTGGAAGCCCGACCAGTACTCCAACCCCAACAACCCGCGCTCGCACTACGAGACCACGGGCCCCGAGCTCTGGGAGCAGACGGAGGGGAGGATCACCCACTTCGTCGCGGGCGTCGGTACGGGCGGCACGATCAGTGGCACGGGCCGCTACCTCAAGGAGATCAGCGAGAACCGCGTGCAGGTCGTCGGCGCGGACCCGGAGGGTTCCGTCTACTCCGGCGGCTCGGGACGCCCGTACCTCGTGGAGGGCGTCGGTGAGGACTTCTGGCCGAGCGCCTACGACCGCACGGTCACGGACGAGATCGTCGCGGTCTCCGACAAGGACTCCTTCCAGATGACGCGGCGCCTCGCCAAGGAGGAGGGCCTCCTCGTCGGCGGCTCCTGCGGCATGGCCGTCGTGGCGGCACTGGAGGTCGCCAAGCGCCTCGGCCCCGAGGACGTGGTGGTCGTCCTGCTGCCGGACAGCGGCCGCGGGTACATGAGCAAGATCTTCAACGACGAGTGGATGGCCGACTACGGCTTCCTGGAGGACACCGGCCCGTCGGCCAGGGTCGGCGCCGTCCTCGACTTCAAGGAGGGGCCTCTCCCCTCGCTGGTCCACATGCACCCGGAGGAGACGGTCGGAGACGCCATCGACGTGCTCCGGGAGTACGGCGTCTCGCAGATGCCGATCGTGAAGCCGGGTGCCGGCCACCCCGACGTCATGGCCGCCGAGGTCATCGGTTCCGTGGTGGAGCGGGAGCTCCTGGACGCGCTGTTCACCCAGCGGGCCACGCTCCAGGACCCGCTGGAGAAGCACATGTCGGCCCCGCTTCCGCAGGTCGGCTCGGGAGAGCCGGTCGAGGACCTGATGGCCGTGCTCAGCGGCGGCGACGGTGCCGACGCGGCCATCGTCCTCGTCGAGGGCAAGCCGACGGGCGTCGTGAGCAGGCAGGACCTGCTGGCCTTCCTCGCGAAGGGCTCCTCGGCCCCGAAGCAGTGACCCGCGTTCTCCGGGGTTCGCGAAA
The DNA window shown above is from Streptomyces sp. Alt3 and carries:
- a CDS encoding DUF4287 domain-containing protein — protein: MSQVFSEETHRNLLSRIPHCTGRDIATWIRTVDEGPSLLRFEEKVSWLRGEHDLTYGHAKAIIHEYDLRRAARKLL
- a CDS encoding glycoside hydrolase family 2 protein — encoded protein: MTPRHLPLHDGWTLTADGPVPPVLPTGGVPAAVPGCVHTDLLAAGLIDDPYLDDNEERLGWIGRTDWTYRTDFVWSDDGHEFTDLCFDGLDTVATVLLNGTEVGSTANQHRSYRFPVRQLLREGPNTLVVRFTAPYTYAEALRDKLGDRPGAYAEPYAFIRKMACNFGWDWGPTLVTSGIWRPVALQSWTGHRIAEVEAVGDLDGDGVPRLSLTLDTDRAGDGPLEASVEVAGERTVLTVPAGEDRAAVTLSVPGAARWWPHSHGEQPLYDVTVRLGDDAWSGRTGFRSVGLEREAFRISVNDEPVFVRGVNWIPDDCFPARITRQRISDRLDQAIAAGVNLIRVWGGGLYESDDFYELADEKGLLVWQDFPFACAAYPEEQPLYDEVAAEARENIVRLAPHPSLVLWCGNNENLEGHADWGWQEKLEGRTWGHAYYHELLPALCAEIDPSRPYWPGSPYSGSPELPPQDPARGTVHLWDVWNRVDYTHYADTAHRFVAEFGFQGPPAYATLRRAVSGPLSRGAPLMTHHQKAEDGDRKLLEGLGDHLPQPGSFDDWHWLTQLNQARAVAFGIRHFRSHGPYCTGSIVWQLNDCWPVVSWAAVDGDGRRKPLWYALRSVYADRLMAVRDGALHLVNDSALAWEGALRLTRRSLDGTVLAEETVTVATGARGVTRVPLPPSVAEPDDSTREVLVAELGELRTVEFFEEDTRVALPPARYDVTVTQGDEAGIGYRVTVTARTLLRDLALFPDRLDPAAEVDDMLVTLLPGERAVLHVTGAVLKDPEALGSRPVLRCVNDLVDG
- a CDS encoding Bax inhibitor-1/YccA family protein, which encodes MRSSNPVFSRRGFSRDNGYAGFNAAPQAGAATAGTNPYAQGTANPYATNPYAQQDTQYGAPQAPARSGAMTIDDVVTRTAMTLGTVVLTAALSWALLPVDEASLGKSYGIAIGAALVAFVFAMIQSFKRKASPAIILAYAAFEGVFLGVISSAVSTYIGPGTVMQAVMGTMCVFAGVLIAYKMRWIRVTRRFYGFVMAAAMGFMLLMVVNLLFSVFGGGDGLGFRSGGLGILFGVIGIILGACFLALDFKQVEDGVNFGAPREEAWLAAFGLTMTLVWIYLEMLRLLSILNGDD
- a CDS encoding SGNH/GDSL hydrolase family protein, translating into MARRIAAGAAYGGGSVGLIGAATVGLVLAEVQLAKRQVGGGKAPVPPSADGRYGVAFAGPTDPLRFVMLGDSTAAGQGVRRAGQTPGALLASGLAAVAERPVDLRNVALPGARSDDLERQVSLVLADPSGVPDVCAIMIGANDVTHRMPATQSVRCLSTAVRRLRTAGAEVVVGTCPDLGTIEPVYQPLRWLARRVSRQLAAAQTIGAVEQGGRTVSLGDLLGPEFEANPRELFGPDNYHPSAEGYATAAMAMLPTLCASLGLWPDSDHLDGSRREGILPVAKAASRAAREAGTEVTAARAPWALLKHRRRRRLPAHTEPVPHGDEGAGADEGPARGRASAAAWRWVDRGHLHRGNNTGGSHGNGTGGSHGNGTGGHHGNNAGD
- a CDS encoding cystathionine beta-synthase, which codes for MQFHDSMISLVGNTPLVRLRNVSAGIQATVLAKVEYFNPGGSVKDRIALRMIEAAEQSGELEPGGTIVEPTSGNTGVGLAIVAQQKGYKCIFVCPDKVSTDKINVLRAYGAEVVVCPTAVDPEHPDSYYNVSDRLVRETPGAWKPDQYSNPNNPRSHYETTGPELWEQTEGRITHFVAGVGTGGTISGTGRYLKEISENRVQVVGADPEGSVYSGGSGRPYLVEGVGEDFWPSAYDRTVTDEIVAVSDKDSFQMTRRLAKEEGLLVGGSCGMAVVAALEVAKRLGPEDVVVVLLPDSGRGYMSKIFNDEWMADYGFLEDTGPSARVGAVLDFKEGPLPSLVHMHPEETVGDAIDVLREYGVSQMPIVKPGAGHPDVMAAEVIGSVVERELLDALFTQRATLQDPLEKHMSAPLPQVGSGEPVEDLMAVLSGGDGADAAIVLVEGKPTGVVSRQDLLAFLAKGSSAPKQ
- a CDS encoding acetyl-CoA C-acetyltransferase; amino-acid sequence: MPEAVIVSAARSPIGRAFKGSLKDVRADDLTATIIRTALAKVPELDPRDIDDLMLGCGLPGGEQGNNLGRIIAVQMGMDHLPGCTVTRYCSSSLQTSRMALHAIKAGEGDVFISAGVEMVSRFVKGNSDSLPDTHNPLFAEAEARTAARAEQEGTSWTDPREEGLVPDAYIAMGQTAENLARIKGVTRQDMDEFGVRSQNLAEEAIKNGFWEREITPVTTPDGTVVSKDDGPRAGVTLEGVQGLKPVFRPDGLVTAANCCPLNDGAAALVIMSDTKARELGLTPLARIVSTGVSGLSPEIMGYGPVEASKQALKRAGLTVDDIDLAEINEAFAAQVIPSYRDLGLPLDKVNVNGGAIAVGHPFGMTGARITGTLINSLQFHDKQFGLETMCVGGGQGMAMVIERLS